ACATCGACTGGGAGGAGATGCGGCGTGAGCAGGCCGAGGCGCTCCGCGAGGCTCAGGAGGCGGTGGACGAGATCGACTGGGACGAGATGCACGAGGCCCAAGAGGAGGCGCTCCGCGACGCGCAGGAAGCCCTCCGCGAGATCGACTGGGGCAAGGTCCGCGAGGACCAGCGCGAGGCCCTCCGTGAGGCGCAGCGCGCCATCGAGGACGCCCGCCGCGAGTCGCGGGAGGCCCGCCGCCCGTCGCGTGGCACGACCTCGGGCTGGAACCGGACGCCGACCCCTCGCCCCGCTCCGCGCACGGCGCCCACGCCGCGACGCGCTCCCCGTCCGACCGCCTCGGGCCCCTCCGCCCCGCCGGCCGTCCGCGAGCAGGTGATGTTCGACTGGTCCCATGTGGACCGCGCCCGCAAGGCCGCCGAGGCCCGTGCCAGCGGCGACTGCTAAGCCCGACGGCGCCTCCCCTCTCCGACCCCTCCCATGCGCCTTCTGCTCCTCTTCCCGCTCGTCGCCGCTGCCGCCTGCGCGCAGCCCGCCCGCGTCCTCCCCACCGACGACTGGTGCGACCGGGCCGGCACGTGGCAAGGCGTCCGTGCCTGCGAGGTCCGCGAGACGATGACGCGCGCCGACGCCCTCGACCTTCAGGTGCTCAACGGGAGCCTCGAAGTCAAGGAGTGGGACCGTTCCGACGTCCTCGTCCGCGCCCGCATCACGGCCGGCGCCAAGACGCAGGCCGACGCCGACCGCGCCGTCCGCGAGACCGTCATCGAGGTCGACGGCGGGAGCGTCCGCGCCGAGCCCGGCTGGGCCGGCGACTCGCAGGCCTCGGTGAGCTACGAGATCTTCGCCCCGCGCGACACCGACCTCGACCTCGTCGCCACGAACGGCCCCATCAGTGTCCACGGCATGAACGGGCGGATCCGGGTCACGGCCACGAACGGCCCCGTCTTCGCCCACGACCTGAGCGGCGACGTCGAGGTGAACGCCACGAACGGGCCGGTCGAGGTCGACCTCGGCGGCTCAGTCTGGCGCGGCACCGGCCTCAACGTGATGGCACACAACGGGCCGATCACGCTGTCCGTCCCCCGCGACTACTCGGCCCGACTCGCCGCGAAGACGAACCACGCGTCGATCTCGGCCGACGGGGTCCGCTACGCCGAGACGAACCGCCGGCGCGGCCGGTACACCGGTGACCAGCTCGAAGCCACGCTCGGCCGGGGCGGCCCCCTCCTGTCGCTCGAGGCCTACAACGGCCCTGTCCGCCTCCGTGCCGGAGGCTGAGCCGGCGGGCTGAGGCCCGCCCCCCCTCGTCCCGCCTCGTCGCCGAGGCGGAGCATGCCGGCCGGCGCCCCGCACGTCACGGGGCCGCCTCCCCCACCGAAGGACGGGAGGGGACCGCCCGGGCCAACCTGCGATTTTTTTAGCACCCGAGTAACCTTCGGCCTGCTCGTCCGTCTCGGGAGTGCACATCCCCCTTCGACTCCGATGCGCCTCTCTACCGTCGCCGCTCTCGCCGCCGTCCTCGCGGCGCCCGCGCTCGCCCAGACCTCCGCCCAGCCGGCGCCGCCCGTCCGCCTCGACGACCCGGAGGCCGAGGCCGGTCCTCGCTCGCTCGCCGCCCACGCCCTCTCGACCGCGGACCTCGACGTCGACGGCCGGCTCGACGAGGCGGCCTGGGCCGGGGCCGAGGTCGCGACCGGGTTCGTCCAGTTCCGCCCCTCGCCGGGCGACGCAGCGTCGGAACGGACCGAGGCCCGCGTGCTCTACGACGACGGGGCCATCTACGTCGGGATGCGGATGCACGACTCGCAGCCGGGGGCCATCCAGGCCCCGCTTGGCCGCCGCGACGCCAACGTCACGGGCGACTGGGCCCTCGTCGCGCTCGGCTCCTACCACGACCAGCGGACGGCCTTCGTGTTCGCCCTCAACCCGGCCGGCGTCCAGCGCGACATGCTCCTCTATGACGACGTCAACGAGGACGACTCGTGGGACGCCGTCTGGGCCGGCGCGGCCACCCACGACGAGACGGGATGGACGGCCGAATTCCGGATCCCGCTCAGCCAGCTCCGCTACCCCGGCGGCCAGGCCACCCAGGACTGGGACCTCCAGTTCTCCCGGACGCACGTCCGCACCGGCGAGGAGTCGTTCTGGAGCCCGATGAGCCCGGACGCCGACGGCGTCGTGTCGCAGTTCGGCCACCTCCGCGACCTCCGCGACCTCCGCCCGCCGCGCCAACTCGAAGTGATGCCCTACGTGGCCTCCAGCCTCACGCGCGCCCCCGGCGACGACTTCGACCCGTACTACGCCCAGAACGACCTCGACCCGCGCGTCGGGCTCGACCTCAAGTACGGGCTGAGCTCGAACCTCACGCTCACGGCCACGGTCAACCCCGACTTCGGGCAGGTCGAGGCCGACCCGGCGCAGGTCAACCTCGGTGGGTTCGAGCTGTTCTTCGAGGAGCGCCGCCCGTTCTTCGTCGAGGGCACCGACGCCTTCTCGATGTCGCCCCGTCGCTTTTTCGGGATGAACCGGCCGACGCTCCTCTACACGCGCCGGATCGGGCGGACGCCGCAGCGGACGAACTTCGTCCCGGGCGCCGTCCACGACGCCGCGGGCGACAACGGGACGGTCTACACCGACGCCCCGCAGCAGTCGACGATCCTCGGCGCGGCGAAGCTGTCCGGCCGTGTCGGGCGGTTCTCGCTCGGCGTGCTCAACGCCGTGACCGGCCCCGAGTACGGCTACTTCCAGGCCTTCGACGGCGACGGAAACCGGCTCGCCGACGACCGCGCGCTCGTCGAGCCGACGACGAACTACGCCGCCGCTCGCGCCCGCGGCACGTTCGGCAACACGATCGTGGGCCTGCTGGGCACGTCGGTGCTCCGGAGCACCCAGAACGACGCCATCGCGGGCCTCCTCCCCAACCAGGCGACGGTCCTCGGCTTCGACGTCGAGCACCCGCTCGGCAGCGGCTGGATCGTGAACGGCCAGCTCGCGGGCAGCCACGTGACCGGCAGCGCCGCGTCGATCGAGCGGCTCCAGACCGCCTTCCCGCGCCTCTACCAACGCCCCGACGCCGACCACCTCGAGCTCGACCCCACGCGAACGTCGCTCTCGGGCTGGACGGGTGAGGCGAACGTCCTCAAGACGAGCGGGAAGTGGCTCGGGAGCGTCCACCTCACGGCCAACTCGCCGGGCTTCGACTCGAACGAGCTCGGCTACCAGAGCCGGGCGGACGAGTGGGGCCTCGGCGGCGTGCTGGTCTACCAGGAGAGCCAGGGCGGCGGCCCGTTCCAGCGCTACAGCGGGAACGTGTTCTCGGGCGCCCGCTGGGACTTCGCCGGCAACAACTCAGCCGTGTTCCTCGGCGGCAACGCGAACGGGACGTTCAAGAACTTCTGGGGCTTCGGTGTCAACGGCGAGGTCTACACCGCGGCCACGAGCAACCGGCTCACGCGTGGCGGTCCGCTCGCGGGCACGCCGGGCGGCTGGAACCTCAACCTCAACGCCTGGAGCGACGACCGGAAGGCCGTCAGCGGCTACGCCTGGACGGGCATCGGCGGCAACGCGCTCGGCGACCAGTTCAACGGGTTCGAGACCGGGGTCGAGATCCGGCCGAGCTCGTCGGTCACGCTCAGCGTCGGGCCCGAGCTCTACCTCGAGCACGACGAGCGCCAGTACGTCGGCGCGTTCGACGCGCCAGGGCTCGACGCCACCTTCGGCCAGCGCTACGTGTTCGGCCAGATCGACCAGACGACGTTCGCCCTCGGCACGCGCCTGAACTGGACGTTCACGCCGACGCTCTCGCTCCAGACCTACCTCCGCCCGTTCGTCTCCCGAGGCCGGTACACCGCCTTCCGCCAGATGACGGCGCCCGGCGAGACCGACTTCCCGATCTACGGCCAGGGCTTCGGCTCCATCGACCCGGTCCTGGAGGACGGCTCCGACGTCCCGACGGGCTACGTCGCGACGGGCGCGGACGGCGGCACGGTCGAGTTCGACAACCCCAACTTCACCGTCCGCGCCCTCCAGGGGAATGCCGTGATGCGGTGGGAGTACCGGCCCGGCTCGGCCCTCTTCCTCGTGTGGCAGCAGCAGCGGAACGGGTTCGCGCGCGACGGCGCCTTCGAGTTCGACCGCGACGTGTCGGGCCTCTTCCGCGATCAGGCCACGAACGTCTTCCTCCTCAAGCTGAGCTACTGGCTCGGCTAGGGACTCCGGGGGAAGCCGTCCCCGGACTGTCGGCCCCGGCTGGGTTGTGTGTCCCCGGCCGGGGCCGACGTGCGTCTGCCGCTCCCCCCGCCTCGGCGCCGAGGCGGGGGCGGCCGACTCAGGGGGCGACCGTCGCGTCGCGGTCGACGAAGTCCTCGATCGTGATCCGGTAGTGGCCGCGTTCGTAGACGGCACCGGGGGTTGGGGATG
This sequence is a window from Rubrivirga marina. Protein-coding genes within it:
- a CDS encoding DUF5916 domain-containing protein, giving the protein MRLSTVAALAAVLAAPALAQTSAQPAPPVRLDDPEAEAGPRSLAAHALSTADLDVDGRLDEAAWAGAEVATGFVQFRPSPGDAASERTEARVLYDDGAIYVGMRMHDSQPGAIQAPLGRRDANVTGDWALVALGSYHDQRTAFVFALNPAGVQRDMLLYDDVNEDDSWDAVWAGAATHDETGWTAEFRIPLSQLRYPGGQATQDWDLQFSRTHVRTGEESFWSPMSPDADGVVSQFGHLRDLRDLRPPRQLEVMPYVASSLTRAPGDDFDPYYAQNDLDPRVGLDLKYGLSSNLTLTATVNPDFGQVEADPAQVNLGGFELFFEERRPFFVEGTDAFSMSPRRFFGMNRPTLLYTRRIGRTPQRTNFVPGAVHDAAGDNGTVYTDAPQQSTILGAAKLSGRVGRFSLGVLNAVTGPEYGYFQAFDGDGNRLADDRALVEPTTNYAAARARGTFGNTIVGLLGTSVLRSTQNDAIAGLLPNQATVLGFDVEHPLGSGWIVNGQLAGSHVTGSAASIERLQTAFPRLYQRPDADHLELDPTRTSLSGWTGEANVLKTSGKWLGSVHLTANSPGFDSNELGYQSRADEWGLGGVLVYQESQGGGPFQRYSGNVFSGARWDFAGNNSAVFLGGNANGTFKNFWGFGVNGEVYTAATSNRLTRGGPLAGTPGGWNLNLNAWSDDRKAVSGYAWTGIGGNALGDQFNGFETGVEIRPSSSVTLSVGPELYLEHDERQYVGAFDAPGLDATFGQRYVFGQIDQTTFALGTRLNWTFTPTLSLQTYLRPFVSRGRYTAFRQMTAPGETDFPIYGQGFGSIDPVLEDGSDVPTGYVATGADGGTVEFDNPNFTVRALQGNAVMRWEYRPGSALFLVWQQQRNGFARDGAFEFDRDVSGLFRDQATNVFLLKLSYWLG